The Nitriliruptor alkaliphilus DSM 45188 genome includes a region encoding these proteins:
- a CDS encoding ABC transporter permease, translating into MSRWATALRVGYLGAIYLFIFLPVASLVLFSFQSTTLPVPPFTGPSLRWYEALFADGRMTDALKHSVQVGLISATISTVLALLAAYGLGRYRPAGATGLRALLMAPLGVSYLVIGLGLSLSANQLAIGRSLTLVTIGHVVINLPLAFAIILSQMRDEHARFELAARDLGANEFTVITRIVVPVLLPGIMAAFLLAFTLSWDEFIIALLLARFDVTLPVEIWSALRTGLNSKTNAAGTLVFAFSVVLLVLTYLVARRRLGARR; encoded by the coding sequence GTGAGCCGCTGGGCCACGGCGCTGCGGGTCGGCTACCTCGGTGCCATCTACCTGTTCATCTTCCTGCCCGTCGCCTCGCTGGTCCTGTTCAGCTTCCAGAGCACCACCTTGCCGGTCCCGCCGTTCACCGGACCGTCACTGCGTTGGTACGAGGCGCTCTTCGCCGACGGCCGGATGACCGACGCCCTGAAGCACTCCGTACAGGTCGGGCTGATCTCCGCGACGATCAGCACCGTCCTGGCCCTGCTGGCCGCCTACGGCCTCGGCCGCTACCGCCCCGCCGGGGCGACCGGTCTGCGTGCGCTGCTGATGGCGCCCCTCGGCGTCTCGTACCTGGTCATCGGGCTCGGCCTGTCGCTGAGCGCGAACCAGCTCGCGATCGGCCGCTCGCTGACGCTGGTCACCATCGGCCACGTCGTCATCAACCTGCCGCTGGCGTTCGCGATCATCCTCAGCCAGATGCGCGACGAGCACGCACGGTTCGAGCTCGCCGCCCGCGACCTCGGCGCCAACGAGTTCACCGTGATCACCCGCATCGTCGTCCCGGTGCTGCTGCCGGGGATCATGGCCGCCTTCCTGCTCGCGTTCACCCTCTCCTGGGACGAGTTCATCATCGCGCTGCTGCTCGCCCGGTTCGACGTGACCTTGCCGGTGGAGATCTGGTCGGCGCTGCGCACCGGCCTGAACTCGAAGACGAACGCCGCGGGCACCCTCGTGTTCGCCTTCTCGGTCGTCCTGCTCGTGCTCACCTACCTGGTGGCACGCCGTCGTCTCGGAGCCCGCCGATGA
- a CDS encoding S-layer homology domain-containing protein yields MSSDAGIINGTSPSTFDPGGSVTRAQFASLLDRTSTEILAGYPDANPFDDVSGPHAPAITRLAGAGIIKGTSATTYGPGEDINRAQAASLFVRWLEDQAIRMR; encoded by the coding sequence ATGTCATCCGACGCGGGGATCATCAACGGCACCTCGCCGAGCACGTTCGACCCGGGTGGGTCGGTGACCCGTGCGCAGTTCGCGTCGCTGCTCGACCGGACCTCGACCGAGATCCTCGCCGGGTACCCGGACGCGAACCCGTTCGACGACGTGTCGGGTCCGCACGCGCCGGCGATCACACGGTTGGCCGGTGCGGGCATCATCAAGGGCACCTCGGCGACCACCTACGGGCCGGGCGAGGACATCAACCGAGCGCAGGCGGCGTCGCTGTTCGTGCGCTGGCTGGAGGACCAGGCGATCCGCATGCGGTGA
- a CDS encoding ABC transporter ATP-binding protein, translated as MTKGASLTVERLAMHYEDTVALDEVDLTIAPGSYVVILGPSGSGKTTLLSILGGFTRPTGGRVLVDGRDVTSLSPAKRPTTTVFQDYALFPHMTVGENVGFGPAQRGIKGAARRKQVERMLELVGLEHTIDRRITELSGGQRQRIALARALVIEPRVLLLDEPLGALDLKLRRQMQDELTSIQRTLGTTFVHVTHDQEEAMALADIIVILRDGRIEDQGPPDRLYLRPASRFSATFMGDSNLVEGTVIARTDDGVEVQTRLGRLPVAGDAPVGSDVSLSIRPEHLSVDGSRKVSVGDALVDEQHFLGVHQRCRLVVGEQQLLVHVPARSRLREGAVVPVSLDAEDLVLLACPPTDHLPSSESP; from the coding sequence ATGACCAAGGGAGCGAGCCTCACCGTCGAGCGCCTCGCCATGCACTACGAGGACACCGTCGCGCTCGACGAGGTCGACCTGACGATCGCGCCCGGCAGCTACGTCGTCATCCTCGGCCCGTCGGGCAGCGGCAAGACGACGCTGCTGTCGATCCTCGGCGGCTTCACCCGCCCGACCGGCGGACGCGTCCTGGTCGACGGCCGGGACGTCACCTCCCTCTCGCCGGCGAAGCGACCCACCACCACCGTCTTCCAGGACTACGCGCTCTTCCCTCACATGACGGTCGGCGAGAACGTCGGGTTCGGCCCCGCGCAGCGGGGTATCAAGGGCGCGGCGCGACGCAAGCAGGTCGAACGCATGCTCGAGCTCGTCGGGCTCGAGCACACGATCGACCGGCGGATCACGGAGCTCTCGGGCGGACAGCGGCAACGCATCGCGCTGGCCCGGGCGCTCGTGATCGAACCGCGCGTGCTGCTGCTCGACGAGCCCCTCGGAGCGCTCGACCTGAAGCTGCGTCGGCAGATGCAGGACGAGCTCACCTCGATCCAACGCACGCTGGGAACGACCTTCGTGCACGTCACCCACGACCAGGAGGAGGCGATGGCGCTGGCCGACATCATCGTGATCCTGCGCGACGGCCGCATCGAGGACCAGGGCCCCCCGGATCGCCTCTACCTGCGTCCCGCCAGCCGGTTCTCCGCCACCTTCATGGGCGACAGCAACCTCGTGGAGGGGACCGTGATCGCACGGACGGACGACGGCGTCGAGGTGCAGACACGGCTCGGCCGGCTGCCCGTCGCCGGCGACGCCCCGGTCGGCAGCGACGTCTCCCTCTCGATCCGTCCCGAGCACCTCTCGGTCGACGGCTCGCGGAAGGTGTCGGTGGGTGATGCTCTCGTCGACGAGCAGCACTTCCTCGGGGTCCACCAACGGTGCCGGCTCGTCGTCGGGGAGCAGCAGCTGCTCGTCCACGTGCCTGCGCGGTCCCGGTTGCGGGAGGGAGCGGTCGTCCCGGTCTCCCTCGATGCCGAGGACCTCGTGCTGCTGGCCTGTCCACCGACCGATCACCTCCCCTCCTCGGAGTCCCCATGA
- a CDS encoding ABC transporter permease: MRSRSQQGWAFSGPALLFTAIFFVGPMALVLATSLWTRIGGAIDRTPTLANYERILTDPVFRGALQNSLEVVLLTIVVSLLLAYPFAYLVAYRVPARWQGPLLLLAVLPFWTSYVVRSYSWLLVLARNGVVNRTLLETGLIASPITLANTRTATVVAFVHFFTMVLALTIYASLRQIPDSLRKAARDLGASNVRTFMSITLPLSLPGVVVGAFLTFVLAIGDFITPQIVGGGNELLLPQAIMLQVDRRGDFPLAAAMSVVLLAIVALVYLASARKLTLASRS, translated from the coding sequence GTGCGCTCTCGATCGCAGCAGGGCTGGGCCTTCTCCGGCCCGGCCCTGCTGTTCACTGCCATCTTCTTCGTCGGGCCCATGGCGCTCGTGCTCGCCACCAGCCTGTGGACGCGCATCGGCGGCGCCATCGACCGCACCCCGACGCTGGCCAACTACGAGCGCATCCTCACCGACCCGGTCTTCCGCGGCGCGTTGCAGAACTCGCTCGAGGTCGTGTTGCTGACCATCGTGGTGAGCTTGCTGCTGGCCTACCCCTTCGCCTACCTCGTGGCCTACCGGGTCCCCGCGCGGTGGCAGGGGCCGTTGCTCCTGCTCGCCGTCCTGCCCTTCTGGACCTCCTACGTGGTGCGCAGCTACAGCTGGCTGCTCGTGCTCGCGCGCAACGGTGTGGTCAACCGCACCCTGTTGGAGACGGGACTGATCGCTTCCCCGATCACCCTGGCCAACACCCGCACGGCGACCGTCGTCGCGTTCGTGCACTTCTTCACCATGGTCCTGGCGTTGACGATCTACGCCAGCCTGCGCCAGATCCCCGACTCGCTGCGCAAGGCCGCCCGTGACCTCGGCGCCTCGAACGTGCGCACGTTCATGAGCATCACCTTGCCGCTGAGCCTGCCCGGTGTGGTGGTGGGCGCCTTCCTGACCTTCGTGCTCGCGATCGGGGACTTCATCACCCCGCAGATCGTGGGCGGGGGCAACGAGCTGCTCCTGCCCCAGGCCATCATGCTGCAGGTCGACCGCCGCGGGGACTTCCCGCTCGCCGCAGCCATGAGCGTCGTCCTGCTCGCGATCGTCGCGCTGGTCTACCTCGCCTCCGCCCGCAAGCTCACCCTGGCGAGCCGATCGTGA
- a CDS encoding sensor histidine kinase, which translates to MNARTQRYVTTLTVAAAVSLGAVVWVLPGRRPSAIEALLLVGGIALAERTEVAFDWDRTSGGFTLADVPIVAGLLLLPAPLVVAAVAPGVALAHLRPGAVTIKVVYNAAIATLGAALAAFTLHVLPSIPPLVGERSVPAAVVGMLAYGVAAGLGFAGLLARLQGRDTARSLRAQLPMLAASTLGSTAVGVVLAGLWALQPSLVPFVLAPAAAVHLAQRASIRAATSLASQRTEHARLVRVVDGASDGIILLDAEGLVQVWNPAMSRMTGRPSSRAVGRPVSRVLTDDVREGPAPVTGRWTLAEARPSAPVIEQEARLTDPDGVRRDVRESHGFTFDDRGRCTGVVVVVRDVSRQRELERLRSDFVARVSHELRTPLTPIRGFASVLLRRWELLDASQRDEALTRIVERTDHLHGLVEDLLLVTRLDQDDVEELVHAGPADLAALTRVAVDGLLVDHPGRTVTIAIADHVPLAHADADRARQILDAVLDNAARYTDPDTPIEVEVDGAGDDVRVRIVDHGPGIPPAEREAVFERFHRLEDPLTMRTSGVGVGLFLGRRLAEAMHGSLELEATPPGDGAAFVLRLPATLTPGDGTASRSDGDTAPTSPQTAITDTTSRT; encoded by the coding sequence GTGAACGCCCGTACCCAGCGCTACGTCACGACCCTGACGGTCGCGGCTGCCGTGAGCCTGGGAGCGGTCGTCTGGGTGCTCCCGGGGAGGCGGCCGAGCGCGATCGAAGCGCTGCTCCTGGTCGGAGGCATCGCCCTCGCCGAGCGGACCGAGGTCGCCTTCGACTGGGACCGTACGAGCGGAGGGTTCACGCTCGCCGACGTCCCCATCGTCGCCGGTCTGCTCCTGCTGCCCGCACCCCTCGTGGTCGCTGCCGTCGCCCCCGGCGTGGCGCTCGCGCACCTGCGACCCGGGGCCGTGACCATCAAGGTCGTCTACAACGCCGCCATCGCCACGCTCGGGGCGGCGCTGGCGGCGTTCACGCTGCACGTGCTGCCCTCGATCCCCCCGCTGGTCGGCGAGCGCAGCGTGCCGGCCGCGGTCGTCGGCATGCTCGCCTACGGCGTCGCGGCGGGGCTCGGGTTCGCCGGGCTGCTCGCCCGCCTCCAGGGTCGTGACACCGCCCGATCGCTGCGCGCCCAGCTGCCGATGCTGGCCGCGTCGACGCTCGGGAGCACCGCGGTCGGGGTCGTCCTCGCCGGTCTCTGGGCCCTGCAGCCGTCGCTGGTCCCCTTCGTGCTCGCGCCGGCTGCAGCCGTGCACCTCGCCCAGCGTGCCTCCATCCGCGCGGCGACCTCGCTGGCCAGCCAACGCACGGAGCACGCACGCCTGGTCCGCGTCGTCGACGGGGCCAGCGACGGGATCATCCTGCTCGACGCCGAGGGGCTCGTGCAGGTCTGGAACCCCGCGATGAGCCGCATGACCGGCCGACCCTCGTCCCGCGCGGTCGGACGTCCGGTCTCCCGGGTGCTGACCGACGACGTCCGCGAGGGACCGGCACCAGTGACCGGACGCTGGACCCTCGCCGAGGCGCGCCCGAGCGCCCCGGTGATCGAACAGGAGGCGCGGCTCACCGACCCGGACGGCGTGCGACGCGACGTGCGAGAGAGCCACGGGTTCACCTTCGACGACCGGGGACGCTGCACGGGCGTGGTCGTGGTCGTGCGCGACGTCTCCCGCCAGCGCGAGCTCGAACGCCTGCGGTCGGACTTCGTCGCGCGCGTCTCCCACGAGCTGCGCACGCCGCTGACCCCCATCCGAGGGTTCGCGTCCGTGCTCCTGCGCCGGTGGGAGCTGCTCGACGCCTCGCAGCGCGACGAGGCCCTGACCCGCATCGTCGAGCGCACCGACCACCTCCACGGCCTGGTCGAGGATCTGCTCCTGGTGACCCGGCTCGACCAGGACGACGTCGAGGAACTGGTGCACGCCGGCCCCGCCGACCTCGCCGCCCTCACCCGAGTCGCCGTCGACGGGCTGCTGGTCGACCACCCGGGCCGCACCGTCACGATCGCGATCGCCGACCACGTCCCCCTCGCCCACGCGGATGCCGACCGGGCGCGCCAGATCCTCGACGCCGTGCTGGACAACGCCGCGCGGTACACCGATCCCGACACCCCGATCGAGGTGGAGGTCGACGGCGCCGGCGACGACGTCAGGGTCAGGATCGTCGACCACGGACCAGGTATCCCACCAGCCGAGCGCGAGGCCGTGTTCGAGCGCTTCCACCGGCTCGAAGACCCCCTGACGATGCGGACGAGCGGTGTCGGCGTCGGCCTCTTCCTGGGTCGACGGCTCGCCGAAGCCATGCACGGGTCGCTGGAGCTCGAAGCCACCCCACCAGGTGACGGTGCAGCCTTCGTGCTCCGCCTCCCCGCGACCCTGACACCTGGCGACGGGACCGCGTCGAGGTCCGACGGCGATACCGCGCCTACATCGCCCCAGACTGCGATCACCGACACCACGTCACGGACCTGA
- a CDS encoding GGDEF domain-containing protein, which produces MDESGRSADALRRRIYLIALGVSTPFMPAIGWVRAGDEPFALPVYGTLTVGMLVTLIGLATRRLAVSRAEGLLVIGVASVVLLRLVGVAYVADLAPGELKALVVETTGPTLIACVLIIYLAAELRAARGWALALWALFTLLLLPHIVTGWSDPSGLGIALARQSMTLGAVVGLAYGLASLKTQLTEERVRARALDELASTDPLTGVSNRRGAEQALRQALARADRYGGALSVALLDLDRFKARNDHHGHAAGDAALVAVVSALRADLRTTDLIGRWGGDELLVVTPDTSPADARRSAERWRRTIAELGLAAGPARVTTSVGLATHQPGDSLDTLLARADRALYAAKALGGDTVVTDEGQVTPAIVPARDGTQPA; this is translated from the coding sequence GTGGACGAGAGCGGGCGGAGCGCCGACGCGCTGCGACGCAGGATCTACCTGATCGCGCTCGGGGTCAGCACCCCGTTCATGCCCGCGATCGGGTGGGTCCGTGCGGGTGACGAGCCGTTCGCGCTCCCGGTGTACGGCACGCTGACGGTCGGGATGCTCGTCACGCTGATCGGGCTGGCGACGCGTCGACTGGCCGTCTCCCGGGCCGAGGGCCTGCTGGTGATCGGCGTGGCGAGTGTGGTGCTGCTGCGCCTGGTGGGTGTGGCGTACGTGGCCGATCTCGCCCCTGGCGAGCTCAAGGCGTTGGTGGTGGAGACCACCGGGCCCACGCTGATCGCGTGCGTCCTCATCATCTACCTCGCGGCGGAGCTCCGTGCCGCCCGTGGCTGGGCGCTCGCGCTGTGGGCGCTCTTCACGCTCCTGCTCCTGCCGCACATCGTCACCGGGTGGTCGGACCCGTCCGGGCTCGGCATCGCGCTGGCCCGCCAGTCGATGACCCTCGGAGCCGTGGTGGGGCTGGCCTACGGGCTCGCGTCGCTGAAGACGCAGCTGACCGAGGAGCGGGTGCGGGCGCGTGCGCTCGACGAGCTCGCCAGCACCGATCCCCTGACCGGGGTGAGCAACCGACGTGGTGCCGAGCAGGCGCTGCGCCAGGCACTCGCCCGCGCGGACCGCTACGGCGGTGCCCTGTCGGTCGCTCTCCTCGACCTCGACCGGTTCAAGGCGCGCAACGACCACCACGGTCATGCTGCCGGTGACGCCGCGCTGGTCGCCGTGGTGTCCGCCCTCCGGGCCGACCTGCGGACCACCGACCTGATCGGCCGCTGGGGTGGCGACGAGCTGCTCGTCGTGACCCCCGACACCTCGCCTGCGGATGCGCGGCGCAGCGCTGAGCGGTGGCGGCGGACGATCGCTGAGCTGGGCCTGGCGGCCGGGCCCGCTCGGGTCACGACGTCCGTCGGCCTGGCGACGCACCAGCCCGGCGACTCGCTCGACACCCTCCTCGCCCGGGCCGACCGGGCCCTCTACGCAGCCAAGGCCCTCGGGGGCGACACGGTGGTGACCGACGAGGGGCAGGTGACACCGGCGATCGTGCCCGCCCGCGACGGCACCCAACCCGCCTGA
- a CDS encoding sensor histidine kinase encodes MRKVHRPLGPPSEAEFDLPVRRIADTVAGIRAVAVLLTLWQGDWQGRYVPLLLVVGWGYAGANLAFVLRPRRAGATDLRRFRLWLPTEVALLLTVLAVAMLVSSPRHLFTSGGDAFFMMIPHTAIFWLAGWRARRAGAVLIMASPLLLAAMALLNGFPASELPWGLIGQRSAWAAAVFVSVLWFIGRFERAFDELLRMNDELVRSRMREQAARDVHDLTLSRLSSILESARSASSNDEIAATVGDIANAEYRRLRAWLEGQSSGWQPFAVELQELVLRWDQACPGMQITFSPMPTPPVTDLVALEAVAVVELALSNVLQHASATRCVVSLSEEEGWVVLRIRDDGVGVGPDASDGNGLVNGRARIEGVGGSFAIGPDLTGSGSVVTVKLPPERVGAAMP; translated from the coding sequence TTGCGGAAGGTCCATCGGCCGCTGGGGCCGCCGTCAGAGGCTGAGTTCGACCTGCCGGTACGACGGATCGCGGACACGGTCGCGGGTATCCGCGCGGTCGCTGTCCTGCTGACCCTCTGGCAGGGCGACTGGCAGGGCCGGTACGTGCCGTTGCTGCTCGTGGTCGGCTGGGGGTACGCGGGCGCGAACCTGGCGTTCGTGCTGCGTCCTCGACGGGCCGGGGCTACCGATCTGCGACGGTTCCGGCTCTGGTTGCCCACCGAGGTAGCGCTCCTGCTCACCGTGCTCGCAGTGGCGATGCTCGTGAGTTCACCTCGTCATCTGTTCACGTCCGGTGGCGACGCGTTCTTCATGATGATCCCACACACGGCGATCTTCTGGCTCGCCGGGTGGCGCGCTCGCAGAGCCGGCGCCGTGCTGATCATGGCCTCGCCGCTCCTCCTGGCGGCCATGGCGTTGCTCAACGGGTTCCCCGCTTCCGAGCTGCCCTGGGGCCTCATCGGCCAGCGATCGGCATGGGCCGCCGCGGTGTTCGTGAGCGTGCTCTGGTTCATCGGGCGCTTCGAACGGGCCTTCGATGAGCTTCTGCGCATGAACGACGAGCTCGTGAGGTCCCGGATGCGGGAGCAGGCCGCCAGGGACGTCCACGACCTGACGCTCTCACGTCTGTCGTCGATCCTCGAGTCGGCTCGATCTGCGAGCTCGAACGATGAGATCGCGGCGACGGTCGGCGATATCGCGAACGCGGAGTACCGCCGTCTCCGTGCCTGGCTGGAGGGTCAGTCCAGCGGGTGGCAGCCCTTCGCCGTCGAGTTGCAGGAGCTGGTGTTGCGGTGGGACCAGGCCTGCCCCGGGATGCAGATCACCTTCAGTCCGATGCCGACCCCACCGGTCACGGACCTCGTCGCTCTCGAGGCGGTCGCGGTGGTCGAACTCGCGTTGAGCAACGTCCTGCAGCACGCGTCCGCGACACGCTGTGTGGTGAGCCTCAGCGAAGAAGAGGGGTGGGTGGTGCTGCGTATCCGCGATGACGGGGTCGGCGTCGGTCCAGATGCGTCGGACGGCAACGGTCTCGTGAACGGGCGGGCGCGTATCGAAGGTGTGGGCGGCTCGTTCGCGATCGGCCCCGACCTCACCGGTTCTGGATCCGTCGTCACGGTGAAGCTGCCGCCGGAACGAGTCGGGGCGGCGATGCCGTGA
- a CDS encoding ABC transporter substrate-binding protein, with product MAGTLGTVRFAASVVAFALAATACGDGGADGGGDAANGGELSALVWCDHTDPELLRPFEEEHGVRVNVRDYEGTGVALGILEQSQPGDWDVFVIDSVDVPRVAEAGLLAELDRDDFPWEDFFEAVRMPDIHELDGTLYAVPEKFGYNTIAFDGDAVDESVVEDLSALWDPELEGRIAIYDYYIPVMELVALELGIEPDQITMDDLPAIEERLLELREQSALTGDVVQVQTALATGEVDVIVGGGEYVTSVLNEENPELDWILPEQGGIRWQQAIGVLADSEQQDLATEFVRYIVSEEGQARLATSSCYWGMPANSQAALSDEEKDILRWDQQDDYIANSYPYYIPDEELDAAMLDVWTRFLQS from the coding sequence ATGGCAGGCACGCTCGGAACGGTCCGGTTCGCGGCCAGCGTCGTGGCCTTCGCGTTGGCGGCCACCGCCTGCGGGGACGGCGGGGCCGACGGTGGTGGGGATGCAGCCAACGGAGGCGAGCTCAGCGCGCTGGTGTGGTGCGACCACACCGACCCAGAGCTGCTGCGCCCGTTCGAGGAGGAGCACGGCGTCCGCGTCAACGTGCGCGACTACGAAGGCACCGGCGTCGCGCTCGGCATCCTCGAGCAGTCCCAGCCCGGCGACTGGGACGTCTTCGTCATCGACTCGGTCGACGTCCCGCGCGTGGCCGAAGCTGGTCTCCTCGCCGAACTCGACCGTGACGACTTCCCCTGGGAAGACTTCTTCGAGGCCGTCCGGATGCCGGACATCCACGAGCTCGACGGGACGCTGTACGCCGTGCCGGAGAAGTTCGGTTACAACACGATCGCGTTCGACGGTGACGCCGTGGACGAGTCGGTCGTGGAGGACCTGTCGGCGCTGTGGGACCCGGAGCTCGAGGGTCGCATCGCGATCTACGACTACTACATCCCGGTGATGGAACTGGTCGCGCTCGAACTCGGGATCGAGCCCGACCAGATCACGATGGACGATCTGCCCGCCATCGAGGAACGGCTCCTCGAGCTACGGGAGCAGTCCGCGCTGACCGGCGACGTCGTCCAGGTGCAGACCGCGCTCGCCACTGGCGAGGTCGACGTGATCGTCGGCGGCGGCGAGTACGTCACCAGCGTCCTCAACGAGGAGAACCCCGAGCTCGACTGGATCCTGCCGGAGCAGGGCGGCATCCGCTGGCAGCAGGCCATCGGCGTGCTGGCCGACTCGGAGCAGCAGGACCTGGCGACCGAGTTCGTCCGGTACATCGTCAGCGAAGAGGGCCAGGCGCGGCTCGCGACCTCCTCCTGCTACTGGGGCATGCCGGCCAACAGCCAGGCGGCGCTCAGCGACGAGGAGAAGGACATCCTGCGCTGGGACCAGCAGGACGACTACATCGCCAACTCCTACCCGTACTACATCCCCGACGAGGAGCTCGACGCGGCCATGCTCGACGTGTGGACCCGCTTCCTCCAGAGCTGA
- a CDS encoding phosphoenolpyruvate carboxykinase, whose amino-acid sequence MPFELPEARSVATNPSQAEMRAWALELMPSDRIAETEFGNVNYKARIKSRLAKSTFFVSDEDHGKPTISRAEAAEWAAKQDAYIADQDMILIEGYIGPEAGFRTGSRLYIEKANANVPAMQDQLFFDRDDDYTPEFTVIYTPNLAAPGKPDDCLITVDLDNYVTRVFGSDYFGESKMGGLRMWNKLVYDRGGLAMHSGAKTFPADQTPDGQEQLALIIGLSGTGKTTTTFRNVKGSLPVQDDFIALMPEGKVYTTEAGCFAKTFGLDPDDEPTIHGGATSPEAWLESVSVDENGKVDFFDTNYTANGRCTFGLEDIRHRDPSDLPKARYLFILNRNETIIPAVAKLKPEQAAYYFMLGETKGTSAGGAAEAGKSLRVPGTNPFWFENDASQANRLLELLETSELEVYLLSTGRVGGGEDQEGSKKVKIPHSAAVQAGIVDGTIEWVEDPDFGYQVAASIPDFDDEELLQPRKLYERQGRTDEYEALVARLESEREEYLDRYDKLDPRVKRAQ is encoded by the coding sequence ATGCCCTTCGAGCTCCCGGAGGCGAGGTCCGTCGCCACCAACCCGTCGCAGGCCGAGATGCGCGCGTGGGCCCTCGAACTCATGCCCTCGGATCGCATCGCCGAGACCGAGTTCGGCAACGTCAACTACAAGGCGCGGATCAAGTCGCGGCTGGCCAAGTCCACCTTCTTCGTGTCCGACGAGGATCACGGCAAGCCCACGATCTCGCGGGCCGAGGCGGCGGAGTGGGCGGCGAAGCAGGACGCCTACATCGCCGACCAGGACATGATCCTGATCGAGGGCTACATCGGTCCCGAGGCGGGGTTCCGCACCGGCAGCCGGCTGTACATCGAGAAGGCGAACGCCAACGTCCCCGCGATGCAGGACCAGCTCTTCTTCGACAGGGACGACGACTACACGCCCGAGTTCACGGTCATCTACACCCCGAACCTGGCGGCGCCGGGCAAGCCCGACGACTGCCTGATCACCGTGGACCTCGACAACTACGTCACCCGTGTCTTCGGCTCCGACTACTTCGGTGAGTCGAAGATGGGGGGCCTGCGGATGTGGAACAAGCTGGTCTACGACCGCGGCGGTCTGGCCATGCACTCCGGCGCCAAGACCTTCCCGGCGGACCAGACCCCCGACGGGCAGGAGCAGCTGGCCCTCATCATCGGCTTGTCGGGCACCGGCAAGACCACGACCACGTTCCGCAACGTCAAGGGCTCGCTGCCGGTCCAGGACGACTTCATCGCCCTCATGCCGGAGGGCAAGGTCTACACCACCGAAGCCGGTTGCTTCGCCAAGACCTTCGGGCTCGATCCCGACGACGAGCCGACCATCCACGGCGGGGCGACCTCTCCCGAGGCGTGGCTCGAGAGCGTGTCGGTCGACGAGAACGGCAAGGTCGACTTCTTCGACACCAACTACACCGCCAACGGCCGGTGCACGTTCGGGCTCGAGGACATCCGCCACCGTGACCCGAGCGACCTGCCCAAGGCTCGCTACCTGTTCATCCTCAACCGCAACGAGACGATCATCCCGGCGGTCGCCAAGCTCAAGCCCGAGCAGGCCGCCTACTACTTCATGCTCGGTGAGACCAAGGGCACCTCGGCCGGTGGTGCCGCCGAGGCGGGCAAGAGCCTGCGCGTGCCGGGCACCAACCCGTTCTGGTTCGAGAACGACGCCTCGCAGGCCAACCGCCTGCTCGAGCTGCTCGAGACCAGCGAGCTCGAGGTCTACCTGCTGTCCACCGGTCGGGTCGGTGGTGGGGAGGACCAGGAGGGCTCCAAGAAGGTCAAGATCCCCCACTCGGCTGCGGTCCAGGCCGGCATCGTGGACGGCACCATCGAGTGGGTGGAGGACCCCGACTTCGGCTACCAGGTCGCCGCGTCCATCCCCGACTTCGACGACGAGGAGCTGCTCCAGCCGCGCAAGCTCTACGAACGTCAGGGGCGCACCGACGAGTACGAGGCGCTCGTCGCGCGCCTCGAGTCCGAGCGCGAGGAGTACCTCGACCGCTACGACAAGCTCGACCCCCGAGTCAAGCGCGCACAGTGA
- a CDS encoding response regulator, translating into MKPYSVVVVDDYPGALGTVERVVSAVPDFEIVGEASSLVSLRDLALKMRARSETPDVVITDLELPDASGADSVIEIRHLWPSAGILVHTRAFNSSALRTAWAAGMNAYVLKEAEQLLSMLRLVVQGRSCMTEQLAAAFAAMGADYGLTPTQYEILCLVAQGYTNAEIAQIRRCAEKTVENHLTEVARELAPALDGMDGSNFRVKASRLAPRLHDPFRSAPT; encoded by the coding sequence GTGAAGCCCTACAGCGTCGTGGTCGTCGATGACTATCCCGGCGCGCTCGGCACGGTGGAGCGGGTCGTCAGTGCGGTTCCTGACTTCGAGATCGTGGGCGAGGCGTCCTCCCTCGTGTCACTACGTGACCTCGCGCTCAAGATGCGCGCCCGCAGTGAGACGCCGGACGTCGTGATCACCGATCTCGAGTTGCCGGATGCCAGCGGTGCGGACAGCGTCATCGAGATCCGTCACCTGTGGCCTTCCGCAGGGATCCTCGTGCACACGCGCGCGTTCAACAGTTCCGCGCTTCGGACCGCGTGGGCGGCGGGGATGAACGCCTACGTGCTGAAGGAGGCCGAGCAACTGCTGAGCATGTTGCGACTGGTCGTCCAGGGTCGAAGCTGCATGACCGAACAGTTGGCGGCCGCGTTCGCGGCGATGGGCGCTGACTACGGCCTCACGCCGACCCAGTACGAGATCCTCTGCCTCGTCGCCCAGGGCTACACGAACGCCGAGATCGCCCAGATCAGGCGGTGTGCGGAGAAGACCGTGGAGAACCATCTCACCGAGGTGGCGCGAGAGCTCGCACCCGCGCTCGATGGCATGGACGGATCGAACTTCCGTGTGAAGGCGAGTCGGCTCGCTCCGCGGCTCCACGATCCGTTCCGCTCGGCACCGACGTAG